Part of the Streptomyces antimycoticus genome, ACACCACTTCAACGCCTCATACTGCTATCATTTTGAAGGTCGCCATCCCCGACGAAAGGAGTTTTCGATGTCGCGCACCATGATCGATCTCGACGATGAGATGGTGGAACACGCCATGCGCCTGTACGGCGTGAAGACGAAGGCCAAGGCTGTGCGCATGGCCATGGAGGAAGCTGTCAAGCGTCGGCTGCGACAGGAGGGCATCGACGCGATCAAGTCCGGTGACCTGGACCTGACCTACGACAGCCGGACGGAGCCCGACAGCAGGAACGTGGCGTGAGTGAGCGCTTCCTGATCGACAACTCCGCCCTCCAGCGATGGCGTAAGCCGAAGGTGGCCGAGGTCCTCGACCCACTCCACGAGGATGGCGTACTGGCTGT contains:
- a CDS encoding type II toxin-antitoxin system VapB family antitoxin; amino-acid sequence: MSRTMIDLDDEMVEHAMRLYGVKTKAKAVRMAMEEAVKRRLRQEGIDAIKSGDLDLTYDSRTEPDSRNVA